One genomic segment of Pseudorasbora parva isolate DD20220531a chromosome 6, ASM2467924v1, whole genome shotgun sequence includes these proteins:
- the commd7 gene encoding COMM domain-containing protein 7: MLQLHFTNDTLPDNVSTDFQNLNKFSEQQFVSLTEILYQFLLEPKESERFLHQLTEFAGENGMSAGPLRTLMKSVLLLPHGALKRNLTAEQVKVDLLSLGLNEDKASHFSDQWRVHYPVLSRLAVGQTLMVNQLVDMEWKFGVTVGTSELQKTGNIFLQLKLVIRKGNTTENVYMELTLPQFYNFLHEMERAKASMDCFS, translated from the exons ATGTTGCAGTTGCATTTCACCAATGATACATTACCTGACAATGTCAGCACTGACTTTCAGAACCTGAATAAATTCAGTGAACAG CAATTTGTGAGCCTGACAGAGATCTTGTACCAGTTCCTTCTAGAACCCAAAGAG TCCGAGCGGTTCCTGCATCAGCTGACAGAGTTTGCTGGAGAGAATGGGATGAGTGCAGGGCCACTGAGGACTCTGATGAAAAGTGTCCTCCTCCTACCTCATG GTGCTTTAAAAAGAAACCTAACAGCTGAACAGGTTAAGGTGGACTTGCTCTCATTAG GACTAAATGAAGACAAGGCCAGTcatttctctgaccag TGGAGAGTCCACTACCCTGTTTTGTCCAGGCTGGCTGTGGGACAGACATTAATGGTCAATCAGCTAGTTGACATGGAGTGGAAATTTGGTG TTACTGTTGGTACAAGTGAGCTGCAAAAGACCGGAAACATTTTTCTACAG CTAAAACTGGTGATCAGAAAAGGAAACACGACAGAAAATGTCTACATGG AGCTGACTTTACCCCAGTTTTATAACTTCCTTCATGAGATGGAGCGTGCCAAAGCTAGTATGGATTGTTTCAGTTAA